From Kiritimatiellia bacterium, one genomic window encodes:
- a CDS encoding D-hexose-6-phosphate mutarotase — protein sequence MSGRDKSQLKSGRNGMLYVELCHPSGAQLDVYLHGAHATSWRDKNGNELLFLSKKSLFKPDFPIRGGIPVVFPQFGGGPLPKHGFARIAEWTYLRSGMSSAGCAEAVFELADSDETMRFWPHKFRLELVFRLSPAELEVCFSVRNAGQSDFIFQNGLHTYFAAADINRAAVEGLAGKKFIDFLEPGPEATEKRPWITFDREVDRVYPFAPDKLVMEDGGNRREIVIEKQGMNDVVVWNPWADKSRRMEDFGDEEYKSMVCVETGNLHEPVRLGAGAVQAGSTKFISGMLKAQG from the coding sequence CTTCCGGCGCGCAATTGGATGTTTATCTGCACGGCGCGCATGCGACTTCCTGGCGTGATAAAAACGGCAATGAATTATTGTTCTTGAGCAAAAAATCTCTCTTTAAGCCGGATTTTCCCATCCGCGGCGGCATCCCCGTTGTTTTCCCCCAGTTCGGCGGCGGGCCGCTTCCAAAACACGGTTTTGCCCGTATCGCGGAATGGACTTATCTCAGATCGGGAATGTCCTCCGCCGGTTGCGCCGAGGCCGTCTTTGAGCTGGCCGACAGCGATGAAACCATGAGGTTCTGGCCGCATAAATTCCGCCTGGAGCTTGTCTTCCGGCTGTCGCCGGCGGAACTGGAAGTTTGTTTTTCCGTCCGGAACGCCGGGCAGTCGGATTTTATATTTCAGAACGGTTTGCATACCTATTTTGCGGCGGCGGACATTAATCGCGCCGCCGTGGAAGGGCTGGCCGGTAAAAAATTCATTGATTTTCTTGAGCCGGGTCCGGAAGCGACGGAAAAACGCCCGTGGATTACGTTTGACCGCGAGGTTGACCGGGTTTATCCCTTTGCCCCGGACAAACTGGTCATGGAGGATGGCGGTAACCGGCGGGAAATTGTTATTGAAAAGCAGGGAATGAATGACGTCGTTGTCTGGAACCCGTGGGCGGATAAATCAAGACGGATGGAGGATTTCGGGGATGAAGAATATAAAAGCATGGTTTGCGTTGAAACCGGCAATTTGCACGAGCCCGTGCGGCTTGGGGCCGGTGCGGTTCAGGCCGGCTCCACGAAATTCATTTCAGGAATGTTGAAAGCACAAGGTTGA